The DNA sequence attttaaaaataaaatctttccaACAAACTTGGTCCCATTTGTTTAGAAGGGAGTTTGGGGTGGGAATGTCTTGCTACTGGGTCTCAAATATCGGTTGGGTTATAGGCAAGGAAAGTAAAGTTGGAGAAAAGTTGGACTTTCCCACCCCAACTTTGTTTGGTTAGCACATAgctgtgggagagagagaacagaggaatgaagaaagagaatcaTTAATTACAATGACTTCCCACCTCACGaagtcccaccaatttggtaAGACTTTGAAAGGGGATGGGGTGAAAGCTAGATCAGCAGACAGGGAAGCTCATCTCCCAATATTGTCTAGAGCATTTTCACCCTATTATATCTAAAGACATGGCTTTACCATGCTTTTGGGATTATAAGTACAACTCTTCCACCCCTTaaatcccaccccatcaaaaccccCTAAATAAACGGGCCCTTGGTCTAATGGTAGTTTTATCGGAATCTGGATCTTCCTCATCTGGTTGTACACTCTAGCCTCATCTCGAACCATCAATGGGGTGTGGGGAACAACATCATGAGTGATTGTCTTTGAAATCTCCtagttttaaaacttttttttttctgtgaataaaaatatattaatgaaaagaaaaggaaaatacaaaGCCGAGATGCTAGGCTAACCAAAGGCCAAGGCCTAAACAAATGAAAAACCAAGGGGAGGAGACAAAACAATCATCAAGGGGGATACAAAAACTAGGGTGGAAATAAATTAcatgccaagaaaaaaaaaggaacactaAAAAAAGGGAGCggggagaaacaaaagaaaagaagctatATCAAAAttagagggagggagagagatatgGAAGATCTCAAGCCAAAGCAAGGTGCCTATTTTTAAAAGAATCTGGGCACTTGACCCCCTATAAAGGATTTCATTCCTCACCTCGAAGGTGAcgtcattccatatttgatcatagaatgggaggaggaagtccatctccttttatttcttttacatCAACTATGGTGAATTGCTATACAAAAGTCAACTAATCTATAATATCATAGGAAATTTTGCAACTAAATTCTTTTAAGATCCACCTCTATTCTCTgtcaaaaaaaagaataaatgtaAAGAGGAGCCAATATTTTCTGAAGATATCATTCTAAACCGActtataaaaaagaaaccaacaatATAATAGGCGCAACCGATAAAGATGGTGAACAGTCTCTTATCTCTATGTGGTCACCTCCATATGGTGGGACCATCCATACTGATTACAGTGGTTTGTTTATATTTATCTCCTCACCCTTtggacttgaaaaaaaaaattcatacacaatggataaaagaaaaatacactTAAATAGGGCCATATATGTTCTACCTCTTTATAATACGAAATTTATAATACCCCTTAACTGTTTCTTAGCATCCTTTGAACATCATCCAAACCAGTCAGTCAAGCGAACAGATGGGTGACGGAAAAGCCTCCGGACGAGTATTTCATTTTGTTCATCTGTTGCATCACATATAAGTCAAGAGtctattatcaaaaaaaaaaaagggaaaaagtcaCTCCAATAGCATGTACCTTGCCCACTTCAACTTGTGGACCACAATGGTCATCATTTCCAAATAATTATAAAGCATGTGCAGAAAATCGATAACGACTAACATCTTCTTGATGTGGTTGATAATAGATAGTAGTTAAGAGTTAATTATGGAAGGGTCGATCAAGATTTCATTTAACAAAAAAGTCAGTCAAGAGTCTATTCAACTCGCGGACCACAATGGTCAATCCCCAAATAAATTCAAGgaaaaactacccaaaattaAATAAGATAATACAAAATTACCCGAGAAAATGTGCCTCACCCACCCACGTTTACTTTTTAACACTTTTATCCATGATTCCCCTCTACTTCATTCGATCTAAACCTACCAAGACCTTCCTAATGGTAAACAACCCccgccccccaccccccaccccccaacccaaaaaaaaaaaaaaaaaaaggaaaattaccgGAGGAATCCATTGAGAAAGTGATAATAAACAAGTCATGCAATTTCCTCATGTATTTATAAACCCCCCAaacttttatttatgaaaatgtAAGCTTACAATCTAATGGAGAGAATTGTACCTAATTACAAAGTACAGAACCCAAGTACAATCAATACAGAAtagatttctctctcttattcttaTGCTCTGCTTGGTTCTATATCTATGTATTTATTTTCTGGATCCGAGTGATGAAATCATTCATTTCAAGGGCAGAAGGTGATGAGGTAATTAGCACCGGTGCATGTGAATGTGCTTGTCTGATCATCATATGCATAGCTGTAGGCTTGAGGACACTGGTTCTTAAAGATTTTGGAGTAGTTGGTGGGTGGGCAAGTCTTAGACGTATTATAGGCACCAGTGCAACAATACTGAGCACTTCCAAATGCATCGCACGCACTTTTGCAAGCAATCGTACTTCCATCAGACCCCTTCACACTCAACACGGATGGGCAAACCGAGTTGATATTAGCTGAACATCCCACTGTTTGGCAACTACCAGTTCCACCTTGTGGAGTCACCGAGAGTGGCAAGTTAAATCCATCAACTAGGCTGATATCATAGTATTCCTGGTTTGAACTATTACTCCCTATAGTGAATTCTGCCAAGGTGGCAGGTGGAGTCGCTCCTGCCCCATTGCATGCAACTTTACCGGAGCCACAGTCTGCGGTTTGACATTTAAAAGTTCCAGTTGAAGATGAGCAATATGTTCGACCCCAGAACCTGCCGGACCATCCAGAAGAGGCATTTATTGAATTTGAAGCTCCAGAGGCCAATTCGAAACCAGTTGAAGAAAGTTGTGCACTGTTAGATCCCGCTAATGTCCCTGGCCAGACTGTATACCCACACTTGTTTTTGAACGTGAAGGTAACTGACAAGCCTCCTGCAAAGAAATAAATGTTAAAAACATTCTTAGCTAGCTTCAACCTTCAACAAGGATAATGGAGAAACCtaggagaaaataaataaaataaagatagaAAACCACATGACCAAACCTGAGACAAGGGCCAAGAGGAGGGCGAAGAGAAGTGGGGTGTGTACTCTAGACTCCATTGCTGCTTGTATCGAAATGGGAACCTGATGGCTGTTACCCTTCCCCAACTCAAGgtgggtatttataggccaAGGTGCGTAACCTCTTTGCTAAGCAAGAAGCCTTAGCAGCCACAGGTTTTCCAGATGTTCATATGTCCGGCAATCAAGGGAGGCTGACCAACTTCAATTTTCTTCTTAGGATAGGATCGTCTAtgacttttcttcttttatctgTTAACCTCGTTAGGATAATACGAAGGTTCAAAGAAACACGTACCATGTATCTAGAATTTGGAAATCCTATCCAAACTCTAGATACTATTTACACGAGTACATAGAGGCAGGAGAGCAAACGAATTAAGGATATTGTGGTAATTAAGTAACAAATACCTCAACTACTTATTGACGTTTTTCCCTGTGCATTGCTAAGTAAAGAAAAATCTTGTTCAGGATTTTAACCTcccaaagagaaaaagataaaagttttccttcacctcaCAATGAATTCAAAGGGGCGGAACCCATGCAAACCCCTCTATCCCCCACCCGAAGGTCACTCGATGAACGGATCACCATGGTCTTAGGAGAATTTGGTCCAAGAGAAGGTGTCCACATTTATTCCATTGGACATAGGATGGGTTTTCACACTGGTATAGAGAAGGGGATGCACTTGagcaaaaaaatagagaagggaaTGCAATTTTACATATTCTTGCCAAGAAGGGAGCCACTTCTCGCATTTCAAATTATTGGCCAGAGTATTCCATCATTGCAGCTTGCGAGATATTATGGGCAATGAATGGCAGACCTCACTACCAATTTGAGTATTAGTTTagtttccttgttttttttttttggcttaaggTCAGTAAGAATATATTaagaatgaaagagaaaatcacAGCCAAAGCTATACAAGATGGAGAAATAAATACAGAAACAAAACTCAGCTtcctaatccaccttcggcattgccatcagcagaaaaggAAGCGAAGAGTAAAAGAAGGACTTCATTCCACATAAACCATGGcaaatcaaaaccgaaaccTCTGTTTCCCAATTGCATCCGATTCTATTTCTTCATTAATGAACTGTGGTTGTCCATTTCATACAGCTGAAGATCTATTTGATGCCGCATGCTTCGCCAATTTGTCAGCCACTGCATTCACTTCTCTAAAGCACTGATGGATTTTCCACTGAATATTATTCAAGTAGTTTAAGAAGAAAATCCATTTTTGAGTGAAGCATCATGGAATGGACTTCTTTTCAATACACCAAACAACACCTCTAGAGTGACACTCCACTTCAGTCCATCGAAGGTTCATGTTTTTTGCTAACTTGTTGGCTTCAAAAAATCCCTAAGGTTAGTTTCTTAATTTTTCCCTAAGGTtgttgttgatggcaatgccgaaggtggatccTCAGAGCATTTTTTGGTAATCTTTTGGTATGTCGATGACAATGACGAAGGTGAAACTTAAGATTATATCTTAgtctttgttcatcatttgGAGATGTCCAGACGTTAaatctgtatatatatatatatatatatatttctttaatATACTCCTTGTTGATCTttagcaagaaaaaaataaagcatagGTTGggtttccaaataaaataaaataaaacatgaaaaataatccacaaatttaataataataataataataataataataaaacaaaatcgTTGAGTGGGTGAAAAGgagatgatctctctctctggaGATGGAGAGTGTCGGAGAAGGTGAGTGCAACAGGATTGCCAAGGAGGCTAGGATTTTGGGTGATGGTCAAGACCCAGACGGAGGTGGAGCTCCTCCTTTACAGAGGGCGGCGCAACCTACTGAGGATGAATCAGTGGCAGCGATTTTGGAGATTCCGGCCCCTAGGAAATCATATGCAAGAGTGGTGGGTAGTCTGATC is a window from the Macadamia integrifolia cultivar HAES 741 chromosome 5, SCU_Mint_v3, whole genome shotgun sequence genome containing:
- the LOC122079056 gene encoding thaumatin-like protein 1b, producing the protein MESRVHTPLLFALLLALVSGGLSVTFTFKNKCGYTVWPGTLAGSNSAQLSSTGFELASGASNSINASSGWSGRFWGRTYCSSSTGTFKCQTADCGSGKVACNGAGATPPATLAEFTIGSNSSNQEYYDISLVDGFNLPLSVTPQGGTGSCQTVGCSANINSVCPSVLSVKGSDGSTIACKSACDAFGSAQYCCTGAYNTSKTCPPTNYSKIFKNQCPQAYSYAYDDQTSTFTCTGANYLITFCP